The Oryzias latipes chromosome 16, ASM223467v1 genome includes a region encoding these proteins:
- the LOC101169880 gene encoding serine/threonine-protein kinase Sgk1 isoform X1 has product MTYAKMKGIVTFFSVLLKGKKVAFSDFLHKVAHSKFFCQHPETQKHLRRKSKLKTQKAEEAILGSVNTDSPQVTPSDFEFLKVIGSGTFGKVLLARHRKQGGLYAVKVLQKQMVIKRKEQRHVMVERSVLLKGLGNPFLVGLHFSFQTPNALYFVLDYVNGGELFYHLQREGSFPEPRAGFYAAELAGALGYLHSLQIVYRDLKPENILLDSEGHVMLTDFGLCKEGVSVGEIMNNTFCGTQQYLAPEVLQGQPYSSAVDWWGLGVVLFEMLTGMPPFYSPRKVEMFENILHAPLQLPSGVSGAAHSLLAGLLDRDISKRLGEKRDFEEIQEHNFFAFINWDDLLARKVIPPFIPNVTGPGDVSYIDPEFTLQPVPASVTDRCQAVCASEAFPGFSFINSADCVATNPVL; this is encoded by the exons ATGACTTATGCAAAGATGAAAGggattgttacttttttttcag TTCTACTCAAAGGGAAGAAAGTTGCCTTCAGTGACTTTTTGCACAAAGTTGCTCACAGCAAGTTCTTCTGCCAGCA cccagaaactcagaaacatcTACGGCGAAAAAGCAAGTTGAAGACACAAAAGGCAGAGGAGGCAATCTTG ggCTCAGTGAACACAGACTCCCCACA AGTGACACCTTCAGACTTTGAATTCCTCAAAGTTATTGGCAGTGGAACCTTTGGAAAG GTGCTGCTGGCAAGACACAGAAAACAAGGTGGACTCTATGCAGTAAAAGTTTTGCAGAAGCAAATGGTCATCAAGAGGAAAGAG cagaGGCATGTTATGGTTGAGAGGAGTGTGCTGCTAAAGGGACTAGGTAATCCATTCCTGGTGGGACTACATTTTTCTTTCCAGACACCAAACGCACTGTATTTTGTTCTGGACTATGTAAACGGAGGAGAG CTTTTCTATCACCTCCAAAGGGAGGGGTCATTCCCAGAACCTAGAGCTGGTTTCTATGCTGCAGAGCTGGCTGGTGCACTGGGTTACCTCCACTCTCTTCAGATTGTTTACAG AGACCTCAAACCAGAAAACATCTTGCTTGACAGTGAGGGCCATGTGATGCTGACAGACTTTGGTCTTTGTAAAGAAGGTGTGTCCGTTGGTGAGATCATGAACAATACCTTCTGTGGCACTCAACAATATCTGGCTCCAGAGGTGTTACAAGGCCAACCGTACAGCTCTGCAGTGGATTGGTGGGGGCTCGGCGTTGTGCTTTTTGAGATGCTCACTGGAATG CCTCCTTTCTACAGTCCAAGAAAAGTGGAGATGTTCGAAAACATCCTTCACGCTCCTCTGCAGCTGCCTAGTGGAGTTTCTGGAGCTGCTCACTCACTCCTGGCGGGTTTGTTGGACAGAGACATTTCCAAACGTCTTGGAGAGAAGCGTGACTTC GAGGAAATCCAGGAACATAATTTCTTTGCTTTCATCAACTGGGATGACCTTCTTGCCAGAAAAGTTATACCGCCATTCATTCCAAACGTG ACTGGTCCAGGCGATGTCAGCTACATTGACCCCGAGTTCACACTACAGCCCGTTCCTGCCTCTGTGACTGACAGGTGTCAGGCAGTCTGTGCCAGCGAGGCCTTCCCTGGATTCTCCTTCATCAACTCAGCAGACTGTGTGGCAACAAACCCGGTTTTATAG
- the LOC101169880 gene encoding serine/threonine-protein kinase Sgk1 isoform X2: MTYAKMKGIVTFFSVLLKGKKVAFSDFLHKVAHSKFFCQHPETQKHLRRKSKLKTQKAEEAILGSVNTDSPQVTPSDFEFLKVIGSGTFGKVLLARHRKQGGLYAVKVLQKQMVIKRKEQRHVMVERSVLLKGLGNPFLVGLHFSFQTPNALYFVLDYVNGGELFYHLQREGSFPEPRAGFYAAELAGALGYLHSLQIVYRDLKPENILLDSEGHVMLTDFGLCKEEVLQGQPYSSAVDWWGLGVVLFEMLTGMPPFYSPRKVEMFENILHAPLQLPSGVSGAAHSLLAGLLDRDISKRLGEKRDFEEIQEHNFFAFINWDDLLARKVIPPFIPNVTGPGDVSYIDPEFTLQPVPASVTDRCQAVCASEAFPGFSFINSADCVATNPVL; the protein is encoded by the exons ATGACTTATGCAAAGATGAAAGggattgttacttttttttcag TTCTACTCAAAGGGAAGAAAGTTGCCTTCAGTGACTTTTTGCACAAAGTTGCTCACAGCAAGTTCTTCTGCCAGCA cccagaaactcagaaacatcTACGGCGAAAAAGCAAGTTGAAGACACAAAAGGCAGAGGAGGCAATCTTG ggCTCAGTGAACACAGACTCCCCACA AGTGACACCTTCAGACTTTGAATTCCTCAAAGTTATTGGCAGTGGAACCTTTGGAAAG GTGCTGCTGGCAAGACACAGAAAACAAGGTGGACTCTATGCAGTAAAAGTTTTGCAGAAGCAAATGGTCATCAAGAGGAAAGAG cagaGGCATGTTATGGTTGAGAGGAGTGTGCTGCTAAAGGGACTAGGTAATCCATTCCTGGTGGGACTACATTTTTCTTTCCAGACACCAAACGCACTGTATTTTGTTCTGGACTATGTAAACGGAGGAGAG CTTTTCTATCACCTCCAAAGGGAGGGGTCATTCCCAGAACCTAGAGCTGGTTTCTATGCTGCAGAGCTGGCTGGTGCACTGGGTTACCTCCACTCTCTTCAGATTGTTTACAG AGACCTCAAACCAGAAAACATCTTGCTTGACAGTGAGGGCCATGTGATGCTGACAGACTTTGGTCTTTGTAAAGAAG AGGTGTTACAAGGCCAACCGTACAGCTCTGCAGTGGATTGGTGGGGGCTCGGCGTTGTGCTTTTTGAGATGCTCACTGGAATG CCTCCTTTCTACAGTCCAAGAAAAGTGGAGATGTTCGAAAACATCCTTCACGCTCCTCTGCAGCTGCCTAGTGGAGTTTCTGGAGCTGCTCACTCACTCCTGGCGGGTTTGTTGGACAGAGACATTTCCAAACGTCTTGGAGAGAAGCGTGACTTC GAGGAAATCCAGGAACATAATTTCTTTGCTTTCATCAACTGGGATGACCTTCTTGCCAGAAAAGTTATACCGCCATTCATTCCAAACGTG ACTGGTCCAGGCGATGTCAGCTACATTGACCCCGAGTTCACACTACAGCCCGTTCCTGCCTCTGTGACTGACAGGTGTCAGGCAGTCTGTGCCAGCGAGGCCTTCCCTGGATTCTCCTTCATCAACTCAGCAGACTGTGTGGCAACAAACCCGGTTTTATAG